Proteins found in one Leguminivora glycinivorella isolate SPB_JAAS2020 chromosome 4, LegGlyc_1.1, whole genome shotgun sequence genomic segment:
- the LOC125225340 gene encoding PAX-interacting protein 1-like isoform X7: MADNLIQKSHKSSEKNKYNNVVHRTTSESLRLNESEKGVTHPTSLQAAHNPRKISSFQITSVTVGSRVSTDAGEDSADDLDESHTDDISRVTDIENETPSYSEDTFSKDDVFYNASSTSLGCAPVIPTSTQYGLAIVGQEPAPNQGSVPNSNNSEVNDMHVSVTNAGSGSIINLIGNAKPQEGMKEIQEHVRNERFKVVKIESTEPFRRGRWMCMDYLDHTTQQNPPITLNNNLDTTENSLQAPDSGVVINDSQHDDMCNDLTNRGPKDMQGNAPVVQQLDQNVQKQFPMASPGQSLTQPINVVQQQLPVAQSVSVQSPPLEKPQQLTNQTMQNNQQVAQQHPQSMTHITMQNPAQGHPQPTQQQQQVQQIPQSFPQHQLQQVISQSQGIPMQQIPMHQQMPQQMQQIPNQQMQQMNQHIPQTQIPNMQQMQQQIPQMQGMPNQAQMAQVQSQQPQMQQMQQMQMQGQPNPQQLHPMQQAQMPNMAQTHHLPGQQPMGGQQPQLQHMPSQAQIQALQNQQIPNHIQQMQMPTQLTGGNQQMPQMQTQMHQLPSQPQQVQMHPQLQQQGMSGVQPQYNQPVNQQPTQAMINATMPSSQPQMVQPQHNVPQYHTQPSQMSQQGQTLPQEVLTSIATSQQGATLPSNLQPMANQPQGSTLPANLQSLASQQQQNPVHIAPQQGNVPQGNMQMMAQAPQNMQMTLDGNQPSMQIPASDPMYMQPGTVAPTMPQHIAQQGMLPQQPAQLGVQYVPGQAVPQVSLAHQNIPMSMQQTMPVMGAPVHPNVVQSQTSMGLTYGGVVPVMSQSSVAPVESTVSGTNSPVVSMPVSSTAYPANHDSSSFGSPVSGVVSHAISGSVMSSVNVACDSAEVPQEPAAGDTGDGKEEPNATANEDERYCSLRRTPYKLL, from the coding sequence ATGGCTGACAATCTGATTCAAAAGTCACATAAAAGTAGTGAAAAAAACAAGTATAACAACGTCGTCCATCGCACTACAAGTGAATCTCTTCGGCTGAACGAGTCGGAGAAGGGAGTGACTCACCCGACAAGTCTTCAAGCCGCCCATAACCCAAGGAAAATATCTTCGTTTCAGATCACCAGTGTGACAGTTGGGTCTCGGGTGAGCACTGATGCGGGCGAGGACTCGGCCGACGATCTAGACGAATCTCACACCGACGACATCTCGCGGGTGACCGACATAGAGAATGAGACGCCCAGCTACTCGGAGGACACCTTCTCGAAAGACGACGTGTTCTACAACGCGAGCAGCACGTCGCTAGGCTGCGCGCCCGTCATCCCGACCAGCACGCAGTACGGGCTGGCCATTGTCGGCCAGGAGCCCGCGCCCAACCAAGGATCCGTGCCAAATAGCAATAACTCTGAAGTGAATGACATGCACGTTAGTGTTACCAACGCTGGTTCAGGCAGCATCATCAATCTAATAGGGAATGCGAAACCGCAGGAAGGTATGAAAGAAATTCAAGAACATGTTAGGAATGAAAGGtttaaagttgttaaaatagaAAGCACGGAGCCTTTCCGCAGAGGCCGGTGGATGTGTATGGACTATTTGGATCACACGACTCAACAGAATCCTCCTATTACATTGAATAACAACTTGGACACTACAGAGAACTCGTTGCAAGCTCCGGACAGTGGTGTTGTGATAAATGATAGTCAACATGATGACATGTGTAATGATCTGACTAATAGAGGGCCTAAAGATATGCAAGGTAATGCTCCTGTTGTACAACAACTGGATCAAAATGTACAGAAACAATTCCCTATGGCTTCCCCTGGTCAGTCGTTGACGCAGCCTATTAATGTTGTGCAGCAACAGCTCCCTGTCGCTCAGTCAGTGTCAGTGCAGTCGCCTCCTTTAGAAAAGCCTCAGCAGTTAACTAATCAAACTATGCAGAATAATCAGCAAGTGGCTCAACAACACCCACAGAGTATGACGCATATAACTATGCAAAATCCGGCGCAGGGCCATCCGCAGCCTACACAACAGCAGCAGCAAGTGCAACAAATTCCACAGAGCTTCCCGCAGCACCAACTGCAACAAGTTATTTCTCAGTCACAAGGCATTCCCATGCAACAGATTCCCATGCACCAGCAAATGCCGCAGCAGATGCAGCAAATTCCTAATCAACAAATGCAGCAAATGAATCAACACATACCGCAAACACAAATTCCTAATATGCAACAAATGCAACAGCAAATTCCCCAAATGCAAGGCATGCCTAACCAGGCACAGATGGCCCAAGTACAGTCACAGCAGCCTCAGATGCAACAGATGCAGCAAATGCAAATGCAAGGGCAGCCCAACCCGCAGCAATTGCACCCGATGCAACAGGCTCAGATGCCAAACATGGCACAGACACATCATTTACCAGGACAGCAACCTATGGGAGGCCAGCAACCCCAGCTCCAGCATATGCCGAGTCAGGCACAAATTCAAGCTCttcaaaatcaacaaatacctaatcACATACAACAAATGCAAATGCCAACTCAGTTGACTGGAGGCAACCAGCAGATGCCACAAATGCAAACTCAAATGCATCAGCTGCCATCACAGCCTCAGCAAGTGCAGATGCACCCACAATTACAACAACAAGGCATGTCTGGTGTCCAACCGCAATACAATCAGCCGGTCAACCAGCAACCAACTCAAGCCATGATCAACGCCACTATGCCATCTTCTCAACCTCAAATGGTTCAGCCTCAGCACAACGTTCCACAATACCATACGCAGCCATCACAGATGAGCCAGCAGGGGCAAACTCTTCCACAAGAGGTGCTGACAAGTATTGCCACATCACAGCAAGGTGCCACTCTACCTTCGAATCTTCAGCCTATGGCCAACCAGCCACAGGGGTCGACGTTACCTGCGAATCTCCAAAGCCTAGCCAGCCAGCAGCAGCAAAATCCTGTTCATATTGCTCCGCAGCAAGGGAATGTGCCTCAAGGAAACATGCAGATGATGGCTCAGGCGCCTCAGAATATGCAGATGACTCTAGACGGGAATCAGCCTAGTATGCAGATACCCGCCTCAGATCCAATGTACATGCAGCCGGGGACCGTCGCCCCAACGATGCCGCAGCACATAGCACAGCAGGGCATGCTGCCGCAGCAACCTGCCCAGCTCGGCGTGCAATACGTGCCCGGGCAAGCCGTGCCACAAGTGTCATTGGCCCACCAGAACATTCCCATGTCCATGCAGCAGACGATGCCGGTAATGGGCGCCCCGGTGCACCCTAACGTCGTCCAATCCCAGACCAGCATGGGGCTCACGTACGGCGGGGTCGTCCCTGTCATGTCGCAAAGCAGCGTCGCGCCGGTCGAATCCACGGTGTCCGGGACTAATTCGCCAGTGGTGTCTATGCCAGTGAGCTCGACAGCTTACCCGGCCAACCATGACAGTTCGAGTTTCGGAAGCCCTGTGAGTGGTGTGGTGTCTCACGCGATCAGTGGCTCGGTGATGAGCAGTGTTAACGTGGCGTGTGATAGTGCGGAGGTGCCCCAGGAGCCGGCGGCGGGGGACACTGGCGACGGCAAGGAGGAGCCTAATGCCACCGCCAATGAGGATGAAAG
- the LOC125225340 gene encoding protein bunched, class 2/F/G isoform-like isoform X6, which produces MADNLIQKSHKSSEKNKYNNVVHRTTSESLRLNESEKGVTHPTSLQAAHNPRKISSFQITSVTVGSRVSTDAGEDSADDLDESHTDDISRVTDIENETPSYSEDTFSKDDVFYNASSTSLGCAPVIPTSTQYGLAIVGQEPAPNQGSVPNSNNSEVNDMHVSVTNAGSGSIINLIGNAKPQEGMKEIQEHVRNERFKVVKIESTEPFRRGRWMCMDYLDHTTQQNPPITLNNNLDTTENSLQAPDSGVVINDSQHDDMCNDLTNRGPKDMQGNAPVVQQLDQNVQKQFPMASPGQSLTQPINVVQQQLPVAQSVSVQSPPLEKPQQLTNQTMQNNQQVAQQHPQSMTHITMQNPAQGHPQPTQQQQQVQQIPQSFPQHQLQQVISQSQGIPMQQIPMHQQMPQQMQQIPNQQMQQMNQHIPQTQIPNMQQMQQQIPQMQGMPNQAQMAQVQSQQPQMQQMQQMQMQGQPNPQQLHPMQQAQMPNMAQTHHLPGQQPMGGQQPQLQHMPSQAQIQALQNQQIPNHIQQMQMPTQLTGGNQQMPQMQTQMHQLPSQPQQVQMHPQLQQQGMSGVQPQYNQPVNQQPTQAMINATMPSSQPQMVQPQHNVPQYHTQPSQMSQQGQTLPQEVLTSIATSQQGATLPSNLQPMANQPQGSTLPANLQSLASQQQQNPVHIAPQQGNVPQGNMQMMAQAPQNMQMTLDGNQPSMQIPASDPMYMQPGTVAPTMPQHIAQQGMLPQQPAQLGVQYVPGQAVPQVSLAHQNIPMSMQQTMPVMGAPVHPNVVQSQTSMGLTYGGVVPVMSQSSVAPVESTVSGTNSPVVSMPVSSTAYPANHDSSSFGSPVSGVVSHAISGSVMSSVNVACDSAEVPQEPAAGDTGDGKEEPNATANEDESASGTSAVAIDNKIEQAMDLVKSHLMFAVREEVEVLKERIAELMERINQLEVENTYLRAHASQDTLAALPAAGAKPPPAPQGPQPPVS; this is translated from the coding sequence ATGGCTGACAATCTGATTCAAAAGTCACATAAAAGTAGTGAAAAAAACAAGTATAACAACGTCGTCCATCGCACTACAAGTGAATCTCTTCGGCTGAACGAGTCGGAGAAGGGAGTGACTCACCCGACAAGTCTTCAAGCCGCCCATAACCCAAGGAAAATATCTTCGTTTCAGATCACCAGTGTGACAGTTGGGTCTCGGGTGAGCACTGATGCGGGCGAGGACTCGGCCGACGATCTAGACGAATCTCACACCGACGACATCTCGCGGGTGACCGACATAGAGAATGAGACGCCCAGCTACTCGGAGGACACCTTCTCGAAAGACGACGTGTTCTACAACGCGAGCAGCACGTCGCTAGGCTGCGCGCCCGTCATCCCGACCAGCACGCAGTACGGGCTGGCCATTGTCGGCCAGGAGCCCGCGCCCAACCAAGGATCCGTGCCAAATAGCAATAACTCTGAAGTGAATGACATGCACGTTAGTGTTACCAACGCTGGTTCAGGCAGCATCATCAATCTAATAGGGAATGCGAAACCGCAGGAAGGTATGAAAGAAATTCAAGAACATGTTAGGAATGAAAGGtttaaagttgttaaaatagaAAGCACGGAGCCTTTCCGCAGAGGCCGGTGGATGTGTATGGACTATTTGGATCACACGACTCAACAGAATCCTCCTATTACATTGAATAACAACTTGGACACTACAGAGAACTCGTTGCAAGCTCCGGACAGTGGTGTTGTGATAAATGATAGTCAACATGATGACATGTGTAATGATCTGACTAATAGAGGGCCTAAAGATATGCAAGGTAATGCTCCTGTTGTACAACAACTGGATCAAAATGTACAGAAACAATTCCCTATGGCTTCCCCTGGTCAGTCGTTGACGCAGCCTATTAATGTTGTGCAGCAACAGCTCCCTGTCGCTCAGTCAGTGTCAGTGCAGTCGCCTCCTTTAGAAAAGCCTCAGCAGTTAACTAATCAAACTATGCAGAATAATCAGCAAGTGGCTCAACAACACCCACAGAGTATGACGCATATAACTATGCAAAATCCGGCGCAGGGCCATCCGCAGCCTACACAACAGCAGCAGCAAGTGCAACAAATTCCACAGAGCTTCCCGCAGCACCAACTGCAACAAGTTATTTCTCAGTCACAAGGCATTCCCATGCAACAGATTCCCATGCACCAGCAAATGCCGCAGCAGATGCAGCAAATTCCTAATCAACAAATGCAGCAAATGAATCAACACATACCGCAAACACAAATTCCTAATATGCAACAAATGCAACAGCAAATTCCCCAAATGCAAGGCATGCCTAACCAGGCACAGATGGCCCAAGTACAGTCACAGCAGCCTCAGATGCAACAGATGCAGCAAATGCAAATGCAAGGGCAGCCCAACCCGCAGCAATTGCACCCGATGCAACAGGCTCAGATGCCAAACATGGCACAGACACATCATTTACCAGGACAGCAACCTATGGGAGGCCAGCAACCCCAGCTCCAGCATATGCCGAGTCAGGCACAAATTCAAGCTCttcaaaatcaacaaatacctaatcACATACAACAAATGCAAATGCCAACTCAGTTGACTGGAGGCAACCAGCAGATGCCACAAATGCAAACTCAAATGCATCAGCTGCCATCACAGCCTCAGCAAGTGCAGATGCACCCACAATTACAACAACAAGGCATGTCTGGTGTCCAACCGCAATACAATCAGCCGGTCAACCAGCAACCAACTCAAGCCATGATCAACGCCACTATGCCATCTTCTCAACCTCAAATGGTTCAGCCTCAGCACAACGTTCCACAATACCATACGCAGCCATCACAGATGAGCCAGCAGGGGCAAACTCTTCCACAAGAGGTGCTGACAAGTATTGCCACATCACAGCAAGGTGCCACTCTACCTTCGAATCTTCAGCCTATGGCCAACCAGCCACAGGGGTCGACGTTACCTGCGAATCTCCAAAGCCTAGCCAGCCAGCAGCAGCAAAATCCTGTTCATATTGCTCCGCAGCAAGGGAATGTGCCTCAAGGAAACATGCAGATGATGGCTCAGGCGCCTCAGAATATGCAGATGACTCTAGACGGGAATCAGCCTAGTATGCAGATACCCGCCTCAGATCCAATGTACATGCAGCCGGGGACCGTCGCCCCAACGATGCCGCAGCACATAGCACAGCAGGGCATGCTGCCGCAGCAACCTGCCCAGCTCGGCGTGCAATACGTGCCCGGGCAAGCCGTGCCACAAGTGTCATTGGCCCACCAGAACATTCCCATGTCCATGCAGCAGACGATGCCGGTAATGGGCGCCCCGGTGCACCCTAACGTCGTCCAATCCCAGACCAGCATGGGGCTCACGTACGGCGGGGTCGTCCCTGTCATGTCGCAAAGCAGCGTCGCGCCGGTCGAATCCACGGTGTCCGGGACTAATTCGCCAGTGGTGTCTATGCCAGTGAGCTCGACAGCTTACCCGGCCAACCATGACAGTTCGAGTTTCGGAAGCCCTGTGAGTGGTGTGGTGTCTCACGCGATCAGTGGCTCGGTGATGAGCAGTGTTAACGTGGCGTGTGATAGTGCGGAGGTGCCCCAGGAGCCGGCGGCGGGGGACACTGGCGACGGCAAGGAGGAGCCTAATGCCACCGCCAATGAGGATGAAAG
- the LOC125225340 gene encoding PAX-interacting protein 1-like isoform X9 encodes MADNLIQKSHKSSEKNKYNNVVHRTTSESLRLNESEKGVTHPTSLQAAHNPRKISSFQITSVTVGSRVSTDAGEDSADDLDESHTDDISRVTDIENETPSYSEDTFSKDDVFYNASSTSLGCAPVIPTSTQYGLAIVGQEPAPNQGSVPNSNNSEVNDMHVSVTNAGSGSIINLIGNAKPQEGMKEIQEHVRNERFKVVKIESTEPFRRGRWMCMDYLDHTTQQNPPITLNNNLDTTENSLQAPDSGVVINDSQHDDMCNDLTNRGPKDMQGNAPVVQQLDQNVQKQFPMASPGQSLTQPINVVQQQLPVAQSVSVQSPPLEKPQQLTNQTMQNNQQVAQQHPQSMTHITMQNPAQGHPQPTQQQQQVQQIPQSFPQHQLQQVISQSQGIPMQQIPMHQQMPQQMQQIPNQQMQQMNQHIPQTQIPNMQQMQQQIPQMQGMPNQAQMAQVQSQQPQMQQMQQMQMQGQPNPQQLHPMQQAQMPNMAQTHHLPGQQPMGGQQPQLQHMPSQAQIQALQNQQIPNHIQQMQMPTQLTGGNQQMPQMQTQMHQLPSQPQQVQMHPQLQQQGMSGVQPQYNQPVNQQPTQAMINATMPSSQPQMVQPQHNVPQYHTQPSQMSQQGQTLPQEVLTSIATSQQGATLPSNLQPMANQPQGSTLPANLQSLASQQQQNPVHIAPQQGNVPQGNMQMMAQAPQNMQMTLDGNQPSMQIPASDPMYMQPGTVAPTMPQHIAQQGMLPQQPAQLGVQYVPGQAVPQVSLAHQNIPMSMQQTMPVMGAPVHPNVVQSQTSMGLTYGGVVPVMSQSSVAPVESTVSGTNSPVVSMPVSSTAYPANHDSSSFGSPVSGVVSHAISGSVMSSVNVACDSAEVPQEPAAGDTGDGKEEPNATANEDESLTT; translated from the exons ATGGCTGACAATCTGATTCAAAAGTCACATAAAAGTAGTGAAAAAAACAAGTATAACAACGTCGTCCATCGCACTACAAGTGAATCTCTTCGGCTGAACGAGTCGGAGAAGGGAGTGACTCACCCGACAAGTCTTCAAGCCGCCCATAACCCAAGGAAAATATCTTCGTTTCAGATCACCAGTGTGACAGTTGGGTCTCGGGTGAGCACTGATGCGGGCGAGGACTCGGCCGACGATCTAGACGAATCTCACACCGACGACATCTCGCGGGTGACCGACATAGAGAATGAGACGCCCAGCTACTCGGAGGACACCTTCTCGAAAGACGACGTGTTCTACAACGCGAGCAGCACGTCGCTAGGCTGCGCGCCCGTCATCCCGACCAGCACGCAGTACGGGCTGGCCATTGTCGGCCAGGAGCCCGCGCCCAACCAAGGATCCGTGCCAAATAGCAATAACTCTGAAGTGAATGACATGCACGTTAGTGTTACCAACGCTGGTTCAGGCAGCATCATCAATCTAATAGGGAATGCGAAACCGCAGGAAGGTATGAAAGAAATTCAAGAACATGTTAGGAATGAAAGGtttaaagttgttaaaatagaAAGCACGGAGCCTTTCCGCAGAGGCCGGTGGATGTGTATGGACTATTTGGATCACACGACTCAACAGAATCCTCCTATTACATTGAATAACAACTTGGACACTACAGAGAACTCGTTGCAAGCTCCGGACAGTGGTGTTGTGATAAATGATAGTCAACATGATGACATGTGTAATGATCTGACTAATAGAGGGCCTAAAGATATGCAAGGTAATGCTCCTGTTGTACAACAACTGGATCAAAATGTACAGAAACAATTCCCTATGGCTTCCCCTGGTCAGTCGTTGACGCAGCCTATTAATGTTGTGCAGCAACAGCTCCCTGTCGCTCAGTCAGTGTCAGTGCAGTCGCCTCCTTTAGAAAAGCCTCAGCAGTTAACTAATCAAACTATGCAGAATAATCAGCAAGTGGCTCAACAACACCCACAGAGTATGACGCATATAACTATGCAAAATCCGGCGCAGGGCCATCCGCAGCCTACACAACAGCAGCAGCAAGTGCAACAAATTCCACAGAGCTTCCCGCAGCACCAACTGCAACAAGTTATTTCTCAGTCACAAGGCATTCCCATGCAACAGATTCCCATGCACCAGCAAATGCCGCAGCAGATGCAGCAAATTCCTAATCAACAAATGCAGCAAATGAATCAACACATACCGCAAACACAAATTCCTAATATGCAACAAATGCAACAGCAAATTCCCCAAATGCAAGGCATGCCTAACCAGGCACAGATGGCCCAAGTACAGTCACAGCAGCCTCAGATGCAACAGATGCAGCAAATGCAAATGCAAGGGCAGCCCAACCCGCAGCAATTGCACCCGATGCAACAGGCTCAGATGCCAAACATGGCACAGACACATCATTTACCAGGACAGCAACCTATGGGAGGCCAGCAACCCCAGCTCCAGCATATGCCGAGTCAGGCACAAATTCAAGCTCttcaaaatcaacaaatacctaatcACATACAACAAATGCAAATGCCAACTCAGTTGACTGGAGGCAACCAGCAGATGCCACAAATGCAAACTCAAATGCATCAGCTGCCATCACAGCCTCAGCAAGTGCAGATGCACCCACAATTACAACAACAAGGCATGTCTGGTGTCCAACCGCAATACAATCAGCCGGTCAACCAGCAACCAACTCAAGCCATGATCAACGCCACTATGCCATCTTCTCAACCTCAAATGGTTCAGCCTCAGCACAACGTTCCACAATACCATACGCAGCCATCACAGATGAGCCAGCAGGGGCAAACTCTTCCACAAGAGGTGCTGACAAGTATTGCCACATCACAGCAAGGTGCCACTCTACCTTCGAATCTTCAGCCTATGGCCAACCAGCCACAGGGGTCGACGTTACCTGCGAATCTCCAAAGCCTAGCCAGCCAGCAGCAGCAAAATCCTGTTCATATTGCTCCGCAGCAAGGGAATGTGCCTCAAGGAAACATGCAGATGATGGCTCAGGCGCCTCAGAATATGCAGATGACTCTAGACGGGAATCAGCCTAGTATGCAGATACCCGCCTCAGATCCAATGTACATGCAGCCGGGGACCGTCGCCCCAACGATGCCGCAGCACATAGCACAGCAGGGCATGCTGCCGCAGCAACCTGCCCAGCTCGGCGTGCAATACGTGCCCGGGCAAGCCGTGCCACAAGTGTCATTGGCCCACCAGAACATTCCCATGTCCATGCAGCAGACGATGCCGGTAATGGGCGCCCCGGTGCACCCTAACGTCGTCCAATCCCAGACCAGCATGGGGCTCACGTACGGCGGGGTCGTCCCTGTCATGTCGCAAAGCAGCGTCGCGCCGGTCGAATCCACGGTGTCCGGGACTAATTCGCCAGTGGTGTCTATGCCAGTGAGCTCGACAGCTTACCCGGCCAACCATGACAGTTCGAGTTTCGGAAGCCCTGTGAGTGGTGTGGTGTCTCACGCGATCAGTGGCTCGGTGATGAGCAGTGTTAACGTGGCGTGTGATAGTGCGGAGGTGCCCCAGGAGCCGGCGGCGGGGGACACTGGCGACGGCAAGGAGGAGCCTAATGCCACCGCCAATGAGGATGAAAG TTTAACTACTTAG
- the LOC125225340 gene encoding PAX-interacting protein 1-like isoform X8, translating into MADNLIQKSHKSSEKNKYNNVVHRTTSESLRLNESEKGVTHPTSLQAAHNPRKISSFQITSVTVGSRVSTDAGEDSADDLDESHTDDISRVTDIENETPSYSEDTFSKDDVFYNASSTSLGCAPVIPTSTQYGLAIVGQEPAPNQGSVPNSNNSEVNDMHVSVTNAGSGSIINLIGNAKPQEGMKEIQEHVRNERFKVVKIESTEPFRRGRWMCMDYLDHTTQQNPPITLNNNLDTTENSLQAPDSGVVINDSQHDDMCNDLTNRGPKDMQGNAPVVQQLDQNVQKQFPMASPGQSLTQPINVVQQQLPVAQSVSVQSPPLEKPQQLTNQTMQNNQQVAQQHPQSMTHITMQNPAQGHPQPTQQQQQVQQIPQSFPQHQLQQVISQSQGIPMQQIPMHQQMPQQMQQIPNQQMQQMNQHIPQTQIPNMQQMQQQIPQMQGMPNQAQMAQVQSQQPQMQQMQQMQMQGQPNPQQLHPMQQAQMPNMAQTHHLPGQQPMGGQQPQLQHMPSQAQIQALQNQQIPNHIQQMQMPTQLTGGNQQMPQMQTQMHQLPSQPQQVQMHPQLQQQGMSGVQPQYNQPVNQQPTQAMINATMPSSQPQMVQPQHNVPQYHTQPSQMSQQGQTLPQEVLTSIATSQQGATLPSNLQPMANQPQGSTLPANLQSLASQQQQNPVHIAPQQGNVPQGNMQMMAQAPQNMQMTLDGNQPSMQIPASDPMYMQPGTVAPTMPQHIAQQGMLPQQPAQLGVQYVPGQAVPQVSLAHQNIPMSMQQTMPVMGAPVHPNVVQSQTSMGLTYGGVVPVMSQSSVAPVESTVSGTNSPVVSMPVSSTAYPANHDSSSFGSPVSGVVSHAISGSVMSSVNVACDSAEVPQEPAAGDTGDGKEEPNATANEDERYCSLRRTP; encoded by the coding sequence ATGGCTGACAATCTGATTCAAAAGTCACATAAAAGTAGTGAAAAAAACAAGTATAACAACGTCGTCCATCGCACTACAAGTGAATCTCTTCGGCTGAACGAGTCGGAGAAGGGAGTGACTCACCCGACAAGTCTTCAAGCCGCCCATAACCCAAGGAAAATATCTTCGTTTCAGATCACCAGTGTGACAGTTGGGTCTCGGGTGAGCACTGATGCGGGCGAGGACTCGGCCGACGATCTAGACGAATCTCACACCGACGACATCTCGCGGGTGACCGACATAGAGAATGAGACGCCCAGCTACTCGGAGGACACCTTCTCGAAAGACGACGTGTTCTACAACGCGAGCAGCACGTCGCTAGGCTGCGCGCCCGTCATCCCGACCAGCACGCAGTACGGGCTGGCCATTGTCGGCCAGGAGCCCGCGCCCAACCAAGGATCCGTGCCAAATAGCAATAACTCTGAAGTGAATGACATGCACGTTAGTGTTACCAACGCTGGTTCAGGCAGCATCATCAATCTAATAGGGAATGCGAAACCGCAGGAAGGTATGAAAGAAATTCAAGAACATGTTAGGAATGAAAGGtttaaagttgttaaaatagaAAGCACGGAGCCTTTCCGCAGAGGCCGGTGGATGTGTATGGACTATTTGGATCACACGACTCAACAGAATCCTCCTATTACATTGAATAACAACTTGGACACTACAGAGAACTCGTTGCAAGCTCCGGACAGTGGTGTTGTGATAAATGATAGTCAACATGATGACATGTGTAATGATCTGACTAATAGAGGGCCTAAAGATATGCAAGGTAATGCTCCTGTTGTACAACAACTGGATCAAAATGTACAGAAACAATTCCCTATGGCTTCCCCTGGTCAGTCGTTGACGCAGCCTATTAATGTTGTGCAGCAACAGCTCCCTGTCGCTCAGTCAGTGTCAGTGCAGTCGCCTCCTTTAGAAAAGCCTCAGCAGTTAACTAATCAAACTATGCAGAATAATCAGCAAGTGGCTCAACAACACCCACAGAGTATGACGCATATAACTATGCAAAATCCGGCGCAGGGCCATCCGCAGCCTACACAACAGCAGCAGCAAGTGCAACAAATTCCACAGAGCTTCCCGCAGCACCAACTGCAACAAGTTATTTCTCAGTCACAAGGCATTCCCATGCAACAGATTCCCATGCACCAGCAAATGCCGCAGCAGATGCAGCAAATTCCTAATCAACAAATGCAGCAAATGAATCAACACATACCGCAAACACAAATTCCTAATATGCAACAAATGCAACAGCAAATTCCCCAAATGCAAGGCATGCCTAACCAGGCACAGATGGCCCAAGTACAGTCACAGCAGCCTCAGATGCAACAGATGCAGCAAATGCAAATGCAAGGGCAGCCCAACCCGCAGCAATTGCACCCGATGCAACAGGCTCAGATGCCAAACATGGCACAGACACATCATTTACCAGGACAGCAACCTATGGGAGGCCAGCAACCCCAGCTCCAGCATATGCCGAGTCAGGCACAAATTCAAGCTCttcaaaatcaacaaatacctaatcACATACAACAAATGCAAATGCCAACTCAGTTGACTGGAGGCAACCAGCAGATGCCACAAATGCAAACTCAAATGCATCAGCTGCCATCACAGCCTCAGCAAGTGCAGATGCACCCACAATTACAACAACAAGGCATGTCTGGTGTCCAACCGCAATACAATCAGCCGGTCAACCAGCAACCAACTCAAGCCATGATCAACGCCACTATGCCATCTTCTCAACCTCAAATGGTTCAGCCTCAGCACAACGTTCCACAATACCATACGCAGCCATCACAGATGAGCCAGCAGGGGCAAACTCTTCCACAAGAGGTGCTGACAAGTATTGCCACATCACAGCAAGGTGCCACTCTACCTTCGAATCTTCAGCCTATGGCCAACCAGCCACAGGGGTCGACGTTACCTGCGAATCTCCAAAGCCTAGCCAGCCAGCAGCAGCAAAATCCTGTTCATATTGCTCCGCAGCAAGGGAATGTGCCTCAAGGAAACATGCAGATGATGGCTCAGGCGCCTCAGAATATGCAGATGACTCTAGACGGGAATCAGCCTAGTATGCAGATACCCGCCTCAGATCCAATGTACATGCAGCCGGGGACCGTCGCCCCAACGATGCCGCAGCACATAGCACAGCAGGGCATGCTGCCGCAGCAACCTGCCCAGCTCGGCGTGCAATACGTGCCCGGGCAAGCCGTGCCACAAGTGTCATTGGCCCACCAGAACATTCCCATGTCCATGCAGCAGACGATGCCGGTAATGGGCGCCCCGGTGCACCCTAACGTCGTCCAATCCCAGACCAGCATGGGGCTCACGTACGGCGGGGTCGTCCCTGTCATGTCGCAAAGCAGCGTCGCGCCGGTCGAATCCACGGTGTCCGGGACTAATTCGCCAGTGGTGTCTATGCCAGTGAGCTCGACAGCTTACCCGGCCAACCATGACAGTTCGAGTTTCGGAAGCCCTGTGAGTGGTGTGGTGTCTCACGCGATCAGTGGCTCGGTGATGAGCAGTGTTAACGTGGCGTGTGATAGTGCGGAGGTGCCCCAGGAGCCGGCGGCGGGGGACACTGGCGACGGCAAGGAGGAGCCTAATGCCACCGCCAATGAGGATGAAAG